In one Bradyrhizobium sp. 4 genomic region, the following are encoded:
- a CDS encoding HU family DNA-binding protein: MATQMSKSQLIEKIATTTELSKRDVKSVMETLTDVGHKELKKNGLFLVPGFAKFVVIKKPATKARKGTNPFTGEEMMFKAKPARKIVRARPVKAAKDAVG; encoded by the coding sequence ATGGCCACCCAAATGTCGAAATCGCAGCTGATCGAAAAGATCGCGACCACCACCGAGCTTTCCAAGCGTGACGTCAAGAGCGTCATGGAGACGCTGACCGACGTCGGCCACAAGGAGCTCAAGAAGAACGGCCTGTTCCTGGTGCCGGGCTTCGCCAAGTTCGTGGTCATCAAGAAGCCCGCGACCAAGGCGCGCAAGGGCACCAACCCGTTCACGGGCGAAGAGATGATGTTCAAGGCCAAGCCGGCCCGGAAGATCGTCCGCGCCCGCCCGGTCAAGGCCGCCAAGGACGCCGTGGGCTAA
- a CDS encoding MarC family protein, translating into MIDFTLSAFVTLLLVVDPVGLAPAFLAATGGMPDKTKRTIALRAPLIAASILVVIALIGNWLLRQLGIGIPAFQIAGGLLLFGVSYQMIFGDRPHREAREADKASSEHASDVAVFPLAIPMMAGPGAIATTLLLTGDAGYGPRLAIIIAVVLSVCLLCTLCFIFANMIARSLGRTGNAVLSRVLGMLLAAYSVQFVINGIAAVRASLP; encoded by the coding sequence ATGATCGACTTCACCTTATCTGCGTTCGTGACGCTGCTGCTCGTGGTCGATCCCGTGGGCCTTGCGCCGGCCTTCCTTGCCGCGACCGGAGGTATGCCCGACAAGACCAAGCGCACCATCGCGCTGCGCGCGCCGCTGATTGCGGCGTCGATCCTGGTGGTGATCGCCCTGATCGGAAACTGGCTGCTGCGCCAGCTCGGGATCGGCATCCCCGCCTTCCAGATCGCCGGCGGACTGCTGCTGTTCGGCGTGTCCTACCAGATGATCTTCGGCGACCGTCCGCATCGCGAGGCTCGCGAGGCCGACAAGGCAAGCTCCGAGCATGCCTCCGACGTCGCGGTATTCCCGCTGGCGATCCCGATGATGGCCGGTCCCGGCGCGATCGCGACCACGCTGCTCCTGACGGGCGATGCCGGCTACGGTCCGAGGCTCGCGATCATCATCGCGGTCGTGCTCTCGGTGTGCCTGCTCTGCACGCTCTGCTTTATCTTCGCGAACATGATCGCGCGGAGCCTTGGACGCACCGGCAACGCCGTCCTCTCACGCGTGCTCGGCATGCTGCTCGCGGCCTATTCGGTGCAGTTCGTGATCAATGGGATCGCAGCGGTCCGGGCGAGCTTGCCGTAG
- the lon gene encoding endopeptidase La, with protein MATEPMNTAQTSPQSNSDVKIPEDALIIIPVREMVLFPGAIAPIAIARPKSVAAAQQALREQRPVGIVLQRSPETEEPGPDDLYRVATIANIVRYITAPDGTHHIVCQGVQRARILDFLPGTPFPAARIQQIPEPTTSTPEIEARGLNLQRQAIEAIELLPQAPPELIAMFQGTTAPGALADLATSFMDIKPQDKQEVLETIDLALRVEKVSKHLAERLEVLRISNEIGQQTRASFDERQREAILREQMATIQRQLGEGDGKAAEVAELTAAIAKANMPPEADAHAKKELRRYERMPEAAGEAGMVRTYLDWLIELPWALPAEKPIDIKEARRILDADHFGLEKIKSRIIEYLAVRKLAPQGKAPILCFVGPPGVGKTSLGQSIARAMDRPFVRVSLGGVHDEAEIRGHRRTYIGALPGNIIQGIKKAGTRNCVMMLDEIDKMGRGVQGDPSAAMLEVLDPEQNGTFRDNYLGVPFDLSRVVFIATANMLDQIPGPLLDRMELISLTGYTQEEKLEIAKRYLVRRQLEANGLTPEQAEIEPEALQLVVKGYTREAGVRNLEREIGKLFRHAAVQVAEGTAAKVVVAPKDIGTVLGQPRFEGEIAQRTSIPGVATGLAWTPVGGDILFIEASRVSGRGGMILTGQLGEVMRESVQAAMTLVKSKATQLGIDPQLFEKSDIHVHVPAGATPKDGPSAGVAMFTALTSLLTNRTVRSDTAMTGEISLRGLVLPVGGIKEKVVAAAAAGLKRVMLPARNKRDYDDIPQSARDNLEFIWLERVDEAIAAALEPAEAKIEAKVEAAE; from the coding sequence ATGGCCACCGAACCAATGAATACCGCACAGACAAGTCCCCAGAGCAATTCCGACGTGAAAATCCCCGAAGACGCGCTGATCATCATCCCCGTGCGCGAGATGGTGCTGTTCCCCGGCGCCATCGCGCCGATCGCGATCGCGCGGCCGAAGTCGGTCGCCGCCGCGCAACAGGCGCTGCGCGAGCAGCGGCCGGTCGGCATCGTCCTGCAACGCAGCCCCGAGACCGAGGAGCCCGGACCGGACGACCTCTATCGGGTCGCGACCATCGCCAACATCGTGCGCTACATCACCGCGCCCGACGGCACCCATCACATCGTTTGCCAAGGCGTGCAGCGCGCGCGCATCCTCGACTTCCTGCCGGGGACGCCGTTCCCGGCCGCGCGGATCCAGCAGATTCCGGAGCCGACCACGAGCACGCCCGAGATCGAGGCCCGCGGGCTGAACCTGCAGCGCCAGGCCATCGAGGCGATCGAGCTGCTGCCGCAGGCACCGCCCGAACTGATCGCGATGTTCCAGGGCACCACCGCGCCCGGCGCGCTGGCGGACCTGGCGACCTCGTTCATGGACATCAAGCCGCAGGACAAGCAGGAGGTGCTGGAGACCATCGACCTCGCTCTGCGTGTCGAGAAGGTGTCGAAGCATCTGGCCGAACGGCTGGAGGTGCTGCGCATCAGCAACGAGATCGGCCAGCAGACCCGCGCCAGCTTCGACGAGCGGCAGCGCGAAGCGATCCTGCGCGAGCAGATGGCGACCATCCAGCGCCAGCTCGGCGAAGGCGACGGCAAGGCGGCCGAGGTCGCCGAGCTGACCGCTGCCATAGCCAAGGCCAACATGCCGCCCGAGGCGGACGCTCATGCGAAGAAGGAGCTGCGCCGCTACGAGCGCATGCCGGAGGCCGCCGGCGAGGCCGGCATGGTCCGCACTTACCTGGACTGGCTGATCGAGCTGCCGTGGGCGCTGCCCGCGGAGAAGCCGATCGACATCAAGGAAGCGCGCCGCATCCTCGATGCCGATCACTTTGGCCTGGAGAAGATCAAGAGCCGGATCATCGAATATCTGGCGGTGCGCAAGCTGGCGCCGCAGGGCAAGGCGCCGATCCTGTGCTTCGTCGGACCGCCCGGGGTCGGCAAGACCTCGCTCGGCCAATCCATCGCACGCGCGATGGATCGTCCCTTCGTGCGCGTCAGCCTCGGCGGCGTGCATGACGAGGCCGAGATCCGCGGCCATCGGCGCACCTATATCGGCGCGCTGCCCGGCAACATCATCCAGGGCATCAAGAAGGCCGGCACCCGGAACTGCGTCATGATGCTGGACGAGATCGACAAGATGGGCCGCGGCGTGCAGGGCGATCCTTCCGCAGCGATGCTGGAGGTGCTCGACCCCGAGCAGAACGGGACGTTCCGGGATAATTACCTGGGCGTGCCCTTCGACCTATCGCGCGTGGTGTTCATCGCGACCGCCAACATGCTGGACCAGATCCCGGGTCCGTTGCTGGACCGCATGGAGCTGATCAGCCTCACCGGCTACACCCAGGAAGAGAAGCTGGAGATCGCGAAGCGCTATCTGGTGCGGCGGCAGCTCGAGGCCAATGGCTTGACGCCGGAGCAAGCCGAGATCGAGCCGGAGGCGCTGCAACTGGTGGTCAAGGGCTACACCCGCGAAGCCGGCGTGCGTAACCTCGAGCGCGAGATCGGCAAGCTGTTCCGCCATGCTGCCGTGCAGGTCGCCGAAGGCACGGCTGCCAAGGTCGTCGTGGCGCCGAAGGATATCGGCACCGTGCTCGGCCAGCCGCGCTTCGAAGGCGAGATCGCGCAGCGCACCAGCATCCCAGGCGTGGCCACCGGCCTTGCCTGGACGCCGGTCGGTGGCGACATCCTGTTCATCGAGGCCTCGCGGGTATCCGGTCGCGGCGGGATGATCCTGACCGGCCAGCTCGGCGAGGTCATGCGCGAGAGCGTGCAGGCTGCGATGACGCTGGTGAAGAGCAAGGCCACGCAGCTGGGCATCGATCCGCAGCTGTTCGAAAAGAGCGACATCCACGTTCACGTGCCCGCAGGCGCGACCCCGAAGGACGGGCCGAGCGCGGGCGTTGCGATGTTCACGGCGCTGACGTCCCTGCTCACCAACCGCACGGTGCGCAGCGACACCGCCATGACCGGCGAGATCTCGCTGCGCGGCCTGGTGCTCCCGGTCGGCGGCATCAAGGAGAAGGTGGTGGCGGCTGCGGCCGCGGGCCTGAAGCGGGTGATGCTGCCGGCGCGCAACAAGCGGGACTACGACGACATCCCGCAGAGCGCGCGGGATAACCTCGAATTCATCTGGCTTGAGCGCGTCGACGAAGCCATCGCCGCGGCGCTCGAGCCGGCCGAGGCCAAGATCGAGGCCAAGGTCGAAGCGGCGGAGTGA
- a CDS encoding chloride channel protein, translating to MFLRIRHLADRKGTNRVMVRLRALLRSNEFYLIPLALVIGTLAGAIVTLMAEIAQIAHMVIYGIPIDVRLSANTSVSPWAALIAPALGGLALGIMEWWRRRLKLSSAVDPIEANALRGGNLSMRDSMVVSSQTLISNGCGASVGLEAGYTQIGSGIASLLGKFFNLRRNDLRLIVGCGAAAAIAAAFGAPITGAFYACELIVGVYSVGSAAPILAASLAGALTAQWLGGAPYSLEIPKVSAVGVEQYLALIGLALVTSGVGIAVMRSSSMFERLFKWLPVWLRPVIGGLIVGGFAIVTPQVLAAGHGAMVLDLFHDMTIGLIALIIALKVTACLISLASGFRGGLFFASLFVGSLIGKFFAAVLVLISPNFVIDPLVAMLTGMATLGVAIVGGPLTMSFLVLEMTRNVDVTAVVLAGCIVTSICVRFMFGHSFSTWRLHLRGETIRSANDVGWLRNLTVERLMRSDVGKVPSTTTIAAVRREFALGSRPGIVIVNNADEYVGLVLLPDLFSGDLDSIADEIQVIELARLTEIVLIPEMNVKSAMAVFDEAEAEMLAVVDSTDSRKVVGFLTETFVRRRYVEEIDKATRGVLGALS from the coding sequence GTGTTCCTGCGGATCAGACATCTCGCCGACCGCAAGGGGACGAACCGCGTCATGGTTCGGCTGCGGGCGCTGCTGCGCAGCAACGAATTCTATCTGATCCCGCTGGCGCTGGTGATCGGCACGCTTGCCGGCGCCATCGTGACGCTGATGGCCGAGATTGCACAGATCGCCCATATGGTGATCTACGGCATTCCCATCGATGTCCGCCTGTCTGCCAATACCAGCGTCAGTCCTTGGGCCGCGCTGATTGCGCCCGCGCTGGGTGGATTGGCGCTCGGTATCATGGAGTGGTGGCGGCGACGGCTCAAGCTCTCCAGTGCGGTCGATCCGATCGAGGCGAACGCGCTGCGTGGCGGCAATCTGTCGATGCGCGACAGCATGGTGGTGTCGAGCCAGACGTTGATCTCGAACGGTTGCGGCGCCTCAGTCGGCCTCGAGGCCGGCTATACCCAGATCGGCTCGGGCATCGCCTCGCTGCTCGGCAAGTTCTTCAATCTGCGACGCAACGATCTGCGCCTGATCGTCGGCTGCGGCGCCGCTGCGGCGATCGCGGCGGCCTTCGGTGCACCGATCACGGGCGCCTTCTACGCCTGCGAGCTCATCGTTGGCGTCTATTCGGTCGGCAGCGCCGCGCCGATCCTCGCCGCCTCGCTCGCCGGTGCGCTGACCGCGCAATGGCTCGGCGGCGCGCCATACTCGCTCGAAATCCCCAAGGTCAGCGCCGTCGGCGTCGAGCAATATCTGGCGCTGATCGGGCTCGCCCTCGTCACCAGCGGCGTCGGCATCGCCGTGATGCGCTCGTCCTCGATGTTCGAGCGCCTGTTCAAATGGCTGCCGGTCTGGCTGCGCCCGGTGATCGGCGGCCTCATCGTCGGGGGCTTTGCGATTGTCACGCCGCAGGTGCTGGCGGCCGGCCACGGCGCGATGGTGCTCGATCTCTTTCACGACATGACGATCGGCCTGATCGCGCTGATCATCGCCTTGAAGGTGACGGCCTGCCTGATCTCGCTCGCCTCCGGCTTCCGCGGCGGGCTGTTCTTTGCCTCGCTGTTCGTCGGGAGCCTGATCGGAAAGTTCTTTGCCGCGGTGCTGGTCTTGATCAGCCCGAACTTCGTGATCGATCCGCTGGTCGCGATGCTGACGGGCATGGCGACGCTCGGTGTCGCCATCGTCGGCGGTCCCTTGACCATGTCGTTCCTCGTGCTCGAGATGACCCGCAACGTCGACGTCACCGCCGTGGTGCTGGCCGGCTGCATCGTCACCTCGATCTGCGTCCGCTTCATGTTCGGACACTCCTTCTCGACCTGGCGCCTGCATCTGCGCGGCGAGACCATCCGCAGCGCCAACGACGTCGGCTGGCTGCGCAACCTCACCGTCGAGCGGCTGATGCGCTCCGATGTCGGCAAGGTGCCGTCGACCACGACGATCGCCGCGGTCCGCCGTGAATTCGCGCTGGGCTCGCGGCCCGGGATCGTCATCGTCAACAATGCGGACGAATATGTCGGCCTCGTCCTGCTGCCCGACCTGTTCTCCGGCGACCTCGACAGCATCGCCGACGAGATCCAGGTGATCGAGCTCGCGCGCCTGACCGAGATCGTGCTGATCCCGGAAATGAACGTGAAATCGGCGATGGCGGTGTTCGACGAGGCGGAGGCCGAAATGCTGGCGGTGGTCGATTCCACCGACAGCCGCAAGGTGGTCGGCTTCCTCACTGAGACCTTCGTCCGGCGCCGCTATGTCGAGGAGATCGACAAGGCGACGCGCGGCGTGCTCGGGGCGCTGTCGTAA
- a CDS encoding class II aldolase/adducin family protein, which yields MSMTADELDKRLAIIGACRRMNALGINQGTSGNISVRHVDGLLVTPTSVPYDAMTPDQIVFMTMDGSHAPDQKPSSEWRFHLDILKARPEINAVVHAHPTYCTILAIMGLEIPPVHYMIAAAGGDSIRCAPYATFGTMELSEHAVRALEGRLACLLDHHGMIAIGKSLDKAMWLAVEAETLARQYHGCLQIGEPPLLSSAEIERVRQRMSGYGMSEG from the coding sequence ATGTCGATGACAGCGGACGAGCTCGACAAGAGACTGGCCATCATCGGCGCCTGCCGCCGCATGAACGCGCTCGGCATCAACCAGGGCACCTCGGGCAATATCAGCGTCCGGCATGTGGACGGGCTTCTGGTGACCCCGACCAGCGTGCCCTACGACGCCATGACGCCGGACCAGATCGTGTTCATGACCATGGACGGCTCGCACGCGCCCGATCAGAAGCCGTCCAGCGAGTGGCGCTTCCACCTCGACATCCTGAAGGCCCGGCCCGAAATCAACGCTGTCGTCCACGCCCATCCGACCTATTGCACCATCTTGGCGATCATGGGCCTGGAGATCCCGCCCGTGCACTACATGATCGCGGCCGCCGGCGGCGACAGCATCCGCTGCGCGCCCTATGCCACCTTCGGAACGATGGAGCTGTCCGAGCATGCCGTTCGGGCGCTGGAGGGCCGGCTTGCCTGCCTGCTCGACCATCACGGCATGATCGCGATCGGGAAGTCGCTGGACAAGGCGATGTGGCTCGCCGTCGAGGCCGAGACGCTGGCGCGGCAATATCACGGCTGTCTCCAGATCGGAGAGCCGCCGCTGCTGTCGAGCGCCGAGATCGAGCGGGTCCGCCAGCGCATGTCCGGCTACGGCATGTCGGAAGGGTAG
- the puuE gene encoding allantoinase PuuE — MTGTRYPRDLRGYGRNPPHPQWPGNARVAVQFVVNFEEGSENNILHGDPASEAFLSDVLGAQPWPGQRHANIESMFEYGSRAGFWRLWRMFGERKWPTTVFGVATALKRNPEIVAAMKEAGWDIASHSLKWIEHRDMTEAQERAEIAEAIRVHTAATGSRPLGWYTGRSSINTNRLLMEEGGFLYLSDSYADDLPYWIKGASGKQLVIPYTLDANDMRFINPQGFAEGEQFFTYLKDAFDVLYAEGESAPKMMSVGLHCRLAGRPGRAAGLIRFLDYIGKHDRVWVPTRLQIAQHWHDKLAHLAADAFEIG, encoded by the coding sequence GTGACTGGTACCCGCTACCCGCGCGATCTCCGCGGTTACGGCCGCAACCCGCCGCATCCGCAATGGCCCGGCAACGCGCGGGTCGCGGTGCAGTTCGTCGTCAATTTCGAGGAGGGCAGCGAAAACAACATCCTGCATGGCGACCCGGCCTCGGAAGCATTCCTGTCCGACGTGCTCGGCGCTCAGCCTTGGCCCGGCCAGCGCCACGCCAATATCGAATCGATGTTCGAATATGGCTCGCGCGCCGGCTTCTGGCGGCTGTGGCGGATGTTCGGCGAGCGGAAGTGGCCGACCACCGTGTTCGGTGTCGCCACAGCGCTGAAGCGCAATCCGGAAATCGTTGCTGCCATGAAGGAGGCGGGCTGGGACATCGCCAGCCACAGCCTGAAGTGGATCGAGCACAGGGACATGACCGAGGCGCAGGAGCGGGCGGAGATCGCGGAAGCGATCCGCGTCCACACCGCCGCGACAGGCTCGCGTCCGCTCGGCTGGTATACCGGACGCTCCTCGATCAACACCAACCGTCTGTTGATGGAGGAGGGCGGCTTCCTCTATCTCAGCGATTCCTATGCCGATGATCTGCCCTATTGGATCAAGGGCGCGAGCGGCAAGCAGCTCGTCATTCCCTATACGCTCGACGCCAACGACATGCGCTTCATCAACCCGCAAGGATTTGCCGAAGGCGAGCAGTTCTTCACCTATTTGAAGGATGCCTTCGACGTGCTCTATGCCGAAGGCGAGAGCGCGCCGAAGATGATGTCGGTCGGCCTGCACTGTCGTCTCGCCGGTCGCCCCGGCCGTGCGGCGGGGCTGATCCGCTTCCTCGACTACATCGGCAAGCACGACCGCGTCTGGGTGCCGACACGGTTGCAGATCGCCCAGCATTGGCACGACAAGCTCGCGCACCTTGCGGCCGATGCATTCGAGATCGGGTGA
- a CDS encoding DUF3830 family protein yields MSKLVIRAGDFTFDARFEEQAAPKTVAAFRKALPFESHIIHVRWSGEGVWMPLGDLDFGVGYENHTSYPAPGQIILYPGGISETEILMAYGGVHFASKMGQLAGNHFITLTSGLENLATLGKSVLWKGALPIRFEEV; encoded by the coding sequence ATGAGCAAACTCGTTATCCGTGCCGGCGACTTCACCTTCGATGCCCGTTTCGAGGAGCAAGCGGCGCCCAAGACTGTCGCCGCGTTCCGCAAGGCGCTGCCGTTCGAAAGCCACATCATCCACGTGCGCTGGAGCGGCGAGGGCGTGTGGATGCCGCTCGGCGACCTCGATTTCGGTGTCGGCTACGAGAACCACACCAGCTATCCCGCGCCCGGCCAGATCATCCTCTATCCCGGCGGCATCAGCGAGACCGAGATCCTGATGGCCTATGGCGGCGTGCACTTCGCGAGCAAGATGGGGCAGCTCGCCGGCAACCATTTCATCACGCTGACCTCCGGCCTGGAGAATTTGGCGACGCTCGGCAAGAGCGTGCTGTGGAAGGGCGCGCTGCCGATCCGCTTCGAGGAAGTCTGA
- a CDS encoding ferritin-like domain-containing protein, which translates to MAKKAKKRTTKKSSTGRARQAPKMLSDLFLETLKDIYFAENKIIKTLPKMAKAANSKELAAAFNKHLRETQGQVKRLDQIFKMLGKPARGKPCEAINGITDEGAEIMKEFKNAPALDAGLLAAAQAVEHYEISRYGTLRTWAEELGMQDAARLLQATLDEEEATDHALTELATSVINLEAEEEYRQAA; encoded by the coding sequence ATGGCCAAGAAAGCAAAGAAGCGCACAACCAAGAAATCGTCGACGGGCCGTGCCCGTCAGGCGCCGAAGATGTTGAGCGACCTATTCCTGGAAACGCTCAAGGACATCTATTTCGCCGAGAACAAGATCATCAAGACCTTGCCCAAGATGGCCAAGGCTGCCAACTCGAAGGAGCTCGCGGCGGCTTTCAACAAGCATCTGCGCGAAACGCAGGGTCAGGTCAAACGTCTGGACCAGATCTTCAAAATGCTAGGCAAGCCGGCCCGCGGCAAGCCTTGCGAAGCGATCAACGGCATCACCGACGAAGGCGCCGAGATCATGAAGGAGTTCAAGAACGCGCCTGCGCTCGACGCCGGTCTGCTCGCAGCCGCGCAGGCGGTCGAGCATTACGAAATCTCCCGCTACGGCACCTTGCGCACCTGGGCTGAGGAGCTCGGCATGCAGGACGCCGCAAGGCTGCTGCAGGCGACGCTGGACGAGGAAGAGGCGACCGATCACGCGCTGACCGAGCTCGCCACCTCCGTGATCAACCTCGAGGCGGAAGAGGAATACCGCCAGGCGGCCTGA
- a CDS encoding Hsp20/alpha crystallin family protein → MQPKNPLDWMLSEALDSLTRAERLRQQFGRQEACWEPPIDVLETEHELLILVALPGVNPDNVETVIHDGVLVISGQRTLPPELRNARIHRLELPQGRFERRIALPVGRYAISRFVMDGCVALRLAKS, encoded by the coding sequence ATGCAACCCAAAAATCCCCTCGACTGGATGCTGTCCGAAGCCCTGGACTCGCTGACCCGCGCCGAACGGCTGCGCCAGCAGTTCGGCCGCCAGGAAGCCTGCTGGGAGCCGCCGATCGACGTGCTCGAAACCGAGCATGAGCTCCTGATCCTGGTCGCGCTTCCCGGCGTCAATCCCGACAATGTCGAGACTGTCATCCATGACGGCGTGCTCGTCATCTCCGGCCAGCGCACCCTTCCGCCGGAGCTTCGCAACGCCCGCATCCACCGGCTCGAACTGCCGCAGGGGCGTTTTGAGCGCCGCATTGCATTGCCCGTTGGCCGCTACGCCATCAGCCGCTTCGTGATGGACGGCTGCGTCGCGCTGCGCCTCGCCAAATCCTGA
- a CDS encoding acetyl-CoA C-acetyltransferase, with amino-acid sequence MTDALIIDACRTPRGVGKAGKGALSGIHPQQLGATVLRALATRTGIDTADVDDIIWGCSAQVATQGGDLGRMSALDAGYDVRASAVTLDRFCGSGITSVNMAASSIMAGAEDLVVAGGCEMMSMEGRRGGGPMMMDNGNLRLRARHPQSHQGVCADAIATMEGITRRDVDALGLESQKRAAFAIANGHFKKSLVPVHRENGSLALDHEEYPRPQTTMEGLSALKPAFPAVADYALDDKGTTYRGLILQKYPELEIDFMHHAGNSSGVVDGAAAILLASPAYAKAHGLKPRARVVAMANMGDSPTLMLNAPVPATRKVLAKAGLTVDDIDLFEINEAFAVVAEKYIRDLKLDRARVNVNGGSIALGHPIGATGSILIGTLLDELERRDLKRGLVTMCAAGGMAPAVIIERI; translated from the coding sequence ATGACCGACGCACTCATCATCGATGCCTGCCGGACCCCACGGGGCGTCGGCAAGGCCGGCAAGGGCGCACTCTCGGGCATTCATCCACAGCAGCTGGGAGCAACCGTGCTGCGCGCGCTCGCGACGCGCACCGGCATCGACACCGCCGATGTCGACGACATCATCTGGGGCTGCAGCGCGCAGGTCGCAACGCAAGGCGGCGATCTCGGCCGCATGTCGGCGCTGGACGCCGGCTACGACGTGCGCGCGAGTGCCGTGACGCTCGACCGCTTCTGCGGCTCCGGCATCACCAGCGTCAACATGGCCGCAAGCTCGATCATGGCGGGCGCGGAAGATCTCGTCGTCGCCGGCGGCTGCGAGATGATGTCGATGGAAGGACGTCGCGGCGGCGGCCCGATGATGATGGACAACGGCAATCTGCGCCTGCGTGCGCGGCATCCGCAGTCGCATCAGGGCGTCTGCGCCGACGCGATCGCGACCATGGAAGGCATCACGCGAAGGGACGTGGACGCGCTCGGCCTCGAAAGCCAGAAGCGCGCAGCCTTCGCGATCGCGAACGGCCACTTCAAGAAGAGTCTCGTGCCGGTGCATCGCGAGAACGGCAGCCTCGCGCTCGACCATGAAGAATATCCGCGGCCGCAGACCACGATGGAAGGGTTGAGCGCGTTGAAGCCCGCATTCCCCGCGGTCGCCGACTATGCGCTCGACGACAAGGGCACGACCTATCGCGGCCTGATCCTGCAGAAGTACCCCGAGCTCGAGATCGACTTCATGCACCACGCCGGCAACTCGTCCGGCGTGGTCGACGGCGCGGCTGCGATCCTGCTGGCGTCGCCAGCTTATGCCAAGGCGCATGGCCTGAAGCCGCGCGCGCGCGTGGTCGCGATGGCCAACATGGGGGACTCGCCGACCTTGATGCTGAACGCGCCGGTGCCGGCGACGCGCAAGGTGCTGGCGAAGGCGGGGCTGACCGTGGACGACATCGACCTGTTCGAGATCAACGAGGCCTTTGCCGTGGTTGCGGAAAAATACATCCGCGACCTCAAGCTCGACCGCGCCCGGGTCAACGTCAATGGCGGCTCGATCGCACTCGGCCATCCCATCGGCGCCACCGGCTCGATCCTGATCGGCACCTTGCTCGACGAGCTCGAGCGGCGCGACTTGAAGCGCGGTCTCGTCACCATGTGCGCGGCCGGTGGCATGGCCCCGGCCGTCATCATCGAACGTATCTAG